GCGCCGACGCCTCCGCCAGGATCTTCCTGCTGCCCTACTCCGGGTGTGGCGCGACGATGTACCGGCAGTGGCCGTCGATGCGCGACGGGGTGGAGTTCTGCGCGGTCCAGCTTCCCGGCCGGGAGAACCGGATGCGCGAACCCGCGTTCGACTCCTACGAGCAGATGGCCCTCGCCCTCGCCGAGGCGCTGCGGCCGTACCTCGACGTGCCGTTCGGGCTGTTCGGGCACTGCAGCTCGGCGCTCGCGGCGTTCGAGACCGCGGCGCGCCTCTGCGAGACGGGGCCGGCGCCCGCGCGACTGTTCGTGTCCTCGGAGGTGGCTCCGCAGGATGGCCCGTACGGCTACTTCCTCGGCCTCGACGACGAGGGGCTGTCGCGTGAGCTGGCCGGGCTGCTCATCGGTATGGGCGTCCAGCCGCATCCGGGGCTCATCGACCTCACGCTCGGTGTGCTGCGGCACGACGTCGACGTGAACAAGCGCTACGTCAAGCCCGATCCGCCTGTCCTGTCCTGCCCGATCACGTCGATCGGTTGGCGGGACGACTACGGTGTCGAGCCCCGGCTGATGGACGGCTGGTCGCGGTGCGGCGAGACGCAGACGGTGCTGTTCGACGGTGGACACTACGAGTTCGTCGGCGCGCCGGACGGGCTGCTCGACCTGCTGGTCCGGGGAGTCCGATGACCGGTCGTTTGTCGGCCGCCAAGCAGCGCCTGCTGTCGTCGCGTCGAGGGGCCGGCGCTGCCGTCCCCCGACGCGATCAGGACGTGCCGGTGGAGGCGACGCACCAGCAGCGGGCGCTGTGGTTCCTCGACCGGTACCTGGGCGCCGGCGCGAACTCGGCGTACAACCTGTACCACGCACTGCGGCTGCGCGGCGATCTCGACGTCGATGTCCTGCGGGAATGCCTGCGGCAGCTCGTGGCGCGCCACGACGCGCTGCGCACGTCCTTCGCGGAGTCTTCGGACGACCGGCTGTTGCTGCGGGTCGCGCCCGTTCCCGACACCTTCCCGCTGACGGTCGGTCCGACAGGCCCCGACCTCACCGCGACGGTACTGGCCGAGGCGTCGGTGCCGTTCGATCTCGCGTCCGGGCCGCTGTTCCGGGCTGCGCTGTTCGAAGCGTCCCCGCGCGAGCACGTGTTGCTGCTGGTCGCGCACCACACCGTGTTCGACGGCGCGTCGCTCGACCTGGTGACGGCTGAA
The nucleotide sequence above comes from Micromonospora sp. M71_S20. Encoded proteins:
- a CDS encoding thioesterase II family protein; protein product: MTATARRGKWFLKEPRADASARIFLLPYSGCGATMYRQWPSMRDGVEFCAVQLPGRENRMREPAFDSYEQMALALAEALRPYLDVPFGLFGHCSSALAAFETAARLCETGPAPARLFVSSEVAPQDGPYGYFLGLDDEGLSRELAGLLIGMGVQPHPGLIDLTLGVLRHDVDVNKRYVKPDPPVLSCPITSIGWRDDYGVEPRLMDGWSRCGETQTVLFDGGHYEFVGAPDGLLDLLVRGVR